One Bacillota bacterium genomic window, CGGCACCGGACCCGGCCCGCCCGGCCGGTGCACGGCTCCCTCATCCAGAAGCGCCCGCACCGCGTTGGCGTGCACGATCACGCCCGGGACCGGGCCCAGCGCGGAGAGCGCTGTCAGGTGCCGGTCGCTCCCGACCACGCCGGGAGCCGTGACGCCCACGAGGACGATCCGGCCGGTCAGGGCGTCCGGCCTGACCCTCCCGCTCAGGACGTCCGCGTAGGAGAACGTGGGGAAGAGATCCTCCACCCGGATGGGCCAGCGCGAGACGGGCGGGCGGCGCAGGTCAAGCCACAAGACCGGCTGCCCCTCCAGGTGCCCGCTGCCCAAAGACGCCCGCAGCGGCTCGCCTGGGCCAGCATGCGCCGGGTCCGCGGCAGAACGCGCCGCAACCTCAACCAGCGCGACCGCAAGGGGAGCGCCGGTCAGGCTGGACCGCCCGTCACCGGAGCCCGGGAGCGGCAGGCGGCGAATTCGCCCGTCCCGATCCACGGGAAAATCAATCGAAGCAAGCCTGGCGGCC contains:
- a CDS encoding CHASE2 domain-containing protein, with amino-acid sequence MRRRALVALASGVAAALAQALGLFEPLELPLYDLRVGVRFMLGPASRAAEQIAVVAVDEQSLAQLGRWPWRRAVHARLLEQLSAASPLAVGFDLVLSEPSGTPDGQAGGQADDRALAEAARAVPGLVLPGGEEAPYPALAREAARLASIDFPVDRDGRIRRLPLPGSGDGRSSLTGAPLAVALVEVAARSAADPAHAGPGEPLRASLGSGHLEGQPVLWLDLRRPPVSRWPIRVEDLFPTFSYADVLSGRVRPDALTGRIVLVGVTAPGVVGSDRHLTALSALGPVPGVIVHANAVRALLDEGAVHRPGGPGPVP